The Eublepharis macularius isolate TG4126 chromosome 7, MPM_Emac_v1.0, whole genome shotgun sequence sequence GGCTGGAGCAAGTCCGGGGTGCTTGGGGTACTCACCCCCGGACAATGCCCTATGTTCATACACAAAGGTTCCATATAACCCATAACTATCTGTCATTCCTACTCTGACTGAAGTCATGGTCATCTACCATCCATTACCCATGCAGTTGTCCCCTGATACAACACTAGTTATCCTCAATTAACAGTTTCCTAATAAAGGATGCAAGTTGATCAAGTTTACATACAACCACTACAATTCTTATAATATTGAGCCAGCACGGTAGAGTGAATAGATGACTGAGTATGAACCAGgaaaacctgagttcaaatcGCACAAAAGTCACTGGGTAGCCATGCGCCAGATACTGGAAATATGCTGTTCTGAGTTCTTTGGAGAAAGACTAAATCTACAATAAATTATTTTCAATACACTGTTAGTTTACTTATTGTAGAAGGTTGAAATTTAAAATTAACCATGTAACTCATTTTTAAGAAGTGGCGTGTAGACAAAAATCAGGTTCTTAGTAAGTTACACAGAACAGATTAAGGAAAGAGCACCCCATTACAAAGCAAAGCACTACTCAAACCACATACTTGCCAACACTAGTTAAAAGCTTTGAAAATAACTGAGTATGTAGTACTTAAGAGCTAGACTGCTGGTGGGCTTTTCTCCCCCATACCTATCTGAAACGGAAATTAAAATTTCCTATTTGTTAAGAACAAGAAGAATCTGGCTGGATCAGATGAgtagtccatttagtccagcatcctgtctcacacagtagccacccagttactctggagggccaacaacagagcaCAAAGATCTTCTCCTTATGTTGTCTCGTGGCACTGGTTGTCTGAGTGGTGTTacctttagtcactatggctagtagccagtgatagatctatcctccatgaatctatctaatgcccttttaaaaccatctatgccTGTatccatcactacatcctctggcagagaATTCCAAATTTTGATCGAGAAAAaaggtatttccttttgtccatcctgaatctactgcccaacAACTTCATAGGATGCCCTCAGGTTCTAGtaatttgggagagggagaaaacacttagtcatctcttttctataCTGAAAAGTCCCAGGCTTTTCACATTTCCTAAGAACCCTTGGGTATTTATCAACAGGAGCTGGAGACTTGATAGTTTCGAATTTCCCCAATAagtctagaacttcatctctcctCACCTCAATTGCAGTAAGttctttacagtgaaatcctgggcagagttcctccagtctaagcccattgatttcaatgggcttagactggagtaactttgcttatgaTTTGATAGACCCCAAAATAGTGACTGTGGCTTTCCACAGTGAACTCTTCCAAGGAATTCAAATTGACACATAGTTCTTCCTTCCttattttatcttcccaacaactgtgaagggtaggttagactgacagCATGTGACTAGCCTatggtcaccaagtgagcttcttgGTATAAAGAAGATATGCACATGGGCTCCTCGCATCCTGGTCCGACACGATAACTAGatcaccacactggttctcacagaagtattttaaaaaatagtttttataTAGTCTATAGTAACCATCTTAGAAAAGTTTTGGCAGTGTAATAATATAAAGTTAAACCACAGCATCTTAATAACAGCCACTAAAGGTGGCTAAAGCACTCTGGCTTACCTACATAATAAtggttttcaatttttaaaaggtttagtTACAGCAATTTTGTACTTTAGAAATGCATGCACCAGTAGCATGAACTTAATGTGTGAGTCTGACAAAGTATTTTATTGACAAGCATACAAATAAGCAGGTTCTATCTGTTTACTTCTGTTGAAATCTAGGGCATGATGGAAGAATACCCAGGGGAGATCTACTTCATTGCCAGGAGGATGCAACTAGCACTCTCTCTGTGCCTTTTAAATATTAAATCAGAAACCAGATATGCTAAGTAGGACACTCATTAAATTTTATCTTACTTGGAAACAATCACAAAGGTTAGTTGAACACCTCTGGACAACCTGAAGTGTTTCTAGTctaccagtaaactgttacctgCACAGAACAAACCTAAAACAGCTGAGAATGAATATAGTACAAGCTTTGTTATATGGTACTGATGGGGAACAGGGGCTGCCAGTTAATCAAACTTATTCCTCTGCTCTGTCCCTTAACCAGAGGAATATACAATGACCAATCCTTACTCCCAGCCCAGGAACACCTGGCAGGATCCTTCCCTTCAGCACAAGCCATGGAGGCATCTTCTGCAGCAGGTAGACAAGCAGGTTGACTGCCCATGAGTCCTTTAGCAGATCTGGCTCCCAACAACTCAAGACAGGCTGAGGGGAAAAGAGGCACTTGCGGTTGATGTCAGCTGGAAGCGCAGGCTGTCAGAAGCCTTACAGCATTTGGCAGGATCAAGCTGTAAAGCTGATGAGGCAGGATGGGATGTGCACATAACCCAAAAACACATGGGTATGCTGCCTTAGGAGGGAAAAaagcccgcccccgcccccagcttcagtttgggattctctggtttgacatcacTTCTCTTGCTGTAATTTGGTTCTGTTTGTGGACTGGCTTTTgtccaggggttgcctttgcttgaAGTAGGGCTCACTGGACAAACTGCGGAGTTTAAAATGCAGCCAGTGGTAGCCTAAAGGGCTTTTCTGGAGCCAGGATAGGAATTAACAACCTTCAGGCGGCAGAGGTGGGATAGTAGCAAGAGTGCAGTGGCACTAAATGGCCTGAATCACCAAGGCAAGCTCCATGAGTCCACAGCAGCATTTGCTGGATTAaaccaaataaactcagtttaatTCAGACCATCAATATCCAGATTATGGCATAATCTGGCACAGATCATCATAAATGCTACTAATTAGCCAGTATACAAATGCCAGATCCACACACCCCTAGAGCTTGCTCTCTAGGCAATGCCACTTAACTGAGCATTCTGGATAATCAAGTGCCAGGTAACAATGCTTTTACTGTATTTCATAGCAAGAAACAGCACATATAAGAAAAAATTAGTAAAATGTAGTTAAAACCAAAGTTTAAGAGTCTTTGATGTTTCTAGTTACAGAAATTAAACTCTTCCTCCTACAAGGAAAACCTTACTTCCACAAGATGGGGCAGAAATTTCCATCTTGTGGAAATTGCCACTTCCAACTGCAGACTCATGTGCTGTATCTGATGCCTTCCAAGGACCACATTAAAAAGCATTACCTTGAAACCATTTGCCATGAATTTCACATAAATATCCTAGAATTGTACTACTACTGATTCAGAACTGCTCTGGAGATCAATGTGTTAAGTGAAAATGATATCTCAAAAATTAAAAGGACCAATGAATAAAGGAATTAATGCCTTCCAAGGACCACATTAAAAAGCATTACCTTGAAACCATTTGCCATGAATTTCACATAAATATCCTAGAATTATACTACTACTGATTCAGAACTGCTCTGGAGATCAATGTGTTAAGTGAAAATGATATCTCAAAAATTAAAAGGACCAATGAATAAAGGAATTAAAACCACTGTGCACAATTGTCTAAGAAATATTTTCCAAAGCTAGTTTATCTGACCTGGCTTACATTCTACTAACCATTTCCCAGACAGTCAAATACCTCATATCTTTATTGGAGAGCTGTTATACAGCTCTAAGAGCCAAAAATTCTCTAAACTTTGATCTGGTCTGTTAGAGACCTTTGTTCCAGCCTCCAGTGCAATACTCATTTAGAAACTGGAAGCAAAAGCTTCCAATAGTGGAGGGCATTATGAGAATGTGATTCAAATACTTCAGGTCCACATGAACAAGGTAAGAAACACAACATCAGACCAGTACACAGTAAATGACGTTTCTTCTTCACACCCATATACTTATACTTGCCAAAaggaatacatttttttaaaggagaaataaTTTTTTGTTTACACTTCAGCTATATTCATTTTCCTTTTGAAAATCACCTGGTTTAAAGAGAAATGTAAATTTAACaaaaaatatgttaaaaatatatttataatctCCGAGTAAACAAACTGAGCTAAACCTTTTTTTGCAAAGTAAAAGAATAAACAAAAATACCTCATAATTGATTCAAATATTATACATTTGTATGAATTACTGTGTGTCGCCTGGTCAGTTGTTCTAGGCCCGTCTAATCAGGATCATTTACTGACGCCACTTGAGTACCCTTGTTTACATAATTTCCTGAGCTCCATCATGCATTCAGCTACACATTAAATGCAAGTTTAAGCAAAACGTTTTGTCTGTACATGATCTACAGGGCCAGATCTCAGAGGGTAGCTCTGATCCATGTTTTAATCTAGGCCCTGACAAATTCTCTTTGGCTCTTTGGGAGCTAGCCTGAAAATTTAGGAGCCAGGCGCATTTTTCAGCCATTGGAGTTACATATTTTAATGACCATGTTTTCTGTTTCATTCTACCACAAAACTTAATCCTATCTTCTTAATAGTTTATTAAATGACTGGCTCAGTTTATTAAATGACAAAAGTGTTATAATATGTAACTAAATATACGGGTAGTGCTGATTGTTACCACAGCAATTTCTCATAACtccattattttaaaatgctCCATTTAATTTAGTATCAGGTAAGTATATATCTACTACACTGCATGATGTAAAATTTACATATAAACTAGCAGTGTCAAGCATGCACATTTACTTTTATGTcatacaacaaaacattctgatgAGAAATTATAAGctttgggttagatccagccagctttttcactcaatcttggcCAGTTTTCTTACTTATTTCAGCTTCtgccacatggcttttgttcatgcgGGTCCCATTATCCCCTTTCCACCAGTGGAAAAGAGATCAGTGGTTGGATCTCTAAGTCAAATTTTAATAATCGCTATGTTCTATTTTAACATTATTATCTTAAATGTCTGTTGACTGTATATTGAAActgatgcaagccactttggttccccactggggagacaGGTAGGGCATAAATGatgtaaagaaaataaaaataaccccAAACGCATATTGACCTTGCAGCCCCTGGTTCAGAAGCAATGGGATTAAGCTAGTCAAAATCAACATGCTTTACCTTTTACACTAATATTGCAGGCAAACAGTGGATGTTAATCTGATGTACACATACGGCATATTTTCTTGTGCCATTTTCCCCCACACTGTGCCACTGGAGGACTTATTTCATTTTGTACAAGACCTCTAGAAGCCCTCTGGTGacacagtcggggggggggggagtatggtGAAAACATGGTAGATGTAAGGGGCTGATACAGGAAAATGTGTAAACTCCTGTGTGAAAGCTCCATTGACAATACGCATGCCTCTGCACTTGCAGCAGCAATTAAAGCAACACGCAGGATCTTTGCTGTGTGAAGACAGCCAGACTCATAGGGAATCTGTCACAGAATTTCACATATACTTCTTTGTAACATGGGAAAGACAAACTAAGGGGTTGATTCTGACCTAAGAGATTCCTCCAGAAGAATGCCTTTGAAAGTCCCCTTTTAGCAATTCAATGTTGTGTGGGCCTTTAAAAGCAAGGTAGACTATTCAAGGAGCCAGCAGAAATTTATTGAGGCTCCCATGAGATGTGGTAGCCCCACAACCCATATAAATGAAGATATGCAGTTTCCCGTGGGGAATAGTAAGGAGTTCTTAACCCTTTCCTTAGGAAATGTCCAACTAAGTCACACCCACTTAAGCAACTCCCACCAGTAGAGCAAAATGTGCATTTGAACCCCCCTCTCAGGAGGAAAAGGCTGCTGGAGAAATAACTGGAGGAGCCCAGAACAAGCTTCCTCTCCTTCACATTTGTGCTTCCAATCATGGCCAAAAGAAACAGCTTGTCCTCACTTAACAGGGCCCACAGGCTACCGTTACACGTATCTGCATGCAGAATGCAATCTGGGCCTCATTGATAATTCCAGTAGTCTTTCagatttaaataatattttacatAGCAAATTCACTCTTACTGGGGAAACCATGTCTTTAGAATTTGTCCTGAATCTCTGGAGCTACCTAAGTCTCATCTTACAAGTAacacttttgtttttatttcatcatgTCCATACTTTCACCATGAAACAGGAACAAGTGACAATGGAGTTCCATTATTATAACAGCAGTCATGTAATCTGGGTCTTTAAAAAAGCTGTAAGGTGATGGGATAGCAGCCTTCTCCAAAGCAGGCCCTCAGCACTGAGGGAGGGTATTTAGCCGCccgccccccaacacacacaattTCCCCAGTCACAAATTGTCAACCTACTACTTTAAGCACTGTATGGAAAAACAACAGGCGCATTTGGTACCAGCCTCCCCACCACGGAAAATGCCAttaagacatagctgacttatggcaactgctgccggagttttcaaggcaagagactaacatactGGCATGctggccctggtcttccttggagggctACGACCCAATCTGAGATCCAGGCCAAGGCTTTCCCCTCCTCTACTAGAGCTCAATGCAGACCaggatgttttgtttttttccatctgGATAAATAGCAGGGGGTGAGTTAACTCCCTTCCCTAGAGCAATGGCCCAATAAAGCCTTCTTAATGCTGGATTACATATTGTGAGTTCCAATCATCAAACCCCATAATCATGTGCAATTTAGCTCCCAGAGCATATTTAAAACGTGCTCtttttcactttctctctctaCTACCACTTATGGAGAAGCACATTTTAGTGAAAAAGGGCCCACTCAAGGCATCCTTTCTGAAAAATGCTTCTTGCGAGAGCCACTCACAGAGAAGATTGCGTTTTGGAGCCCAAAAGGTATGGGGGTGAGCCTGGCTAAGGCCACCACTTTGAGGCCACTGCCTCCCTCCACCACCCGGATGACGGCGCTGAGCTTCTCGCTGCCCTGGATCCGGGCCAGCACCCATCGGGCCAGCAGCTTCTTGCAGACCACGTGAGAGATGAAAGTGCCAATGAGGACCCCCAGCACCATGAGGCCCATGCCCAGCACGAAGCCGTAGAGGTAGCCCGCGGCCACGTTGAGCAGGATGTAGCCCCAGCCGCACGGGAAGGAAACCACGATGAAGCCCACGGTGAAGAGCAGCACGCCGGCCAGGCTGTCCAAGCTCTCGGCCCAGAGCATCAGGTCGCGCAGGTACTGGCGCACGAGGGCGAGCGAGGCGAAGCACAGAGCCGCCAAGAAGCACACGCTCAGGCAGCTCTTGCACCAGCAGGTGCCCAGCAGGCAGCACGACCAGCGCCACGTCCGGCCTTCTGCCGCGCCGGGCCCCGCGTCGGGCAGCTGGCACAGCAGCCCCTCCGCCGACGGGTCCGGGGCAGGGTGCGCGTAAGGGTGCAGCCCGTTCTGCTCCCCGAAACACAgccctgctgccgccgccgccgccgcctcgctcGGCTCCCCAGCGGCGCCCAGCCGAGGCAGCCAGCGGCTCAGGTCCTGCCGGGCGCCATGGGCAACGGCGGATTTGGTCGCCCGGGAGAGGAGCTGCAGCACGGCGGCGCCGGAGCTCCACATCGCCCGCCGCTGCTCTAAGGCGACGAGAAcaacaagaggaggaggaggaagcgccGCCGGCGGGCGGAGGTCGAGCGAGGGCTGCGCCTTCCCCGCTGCCCGGCCGGCCGCTCGCTCATCGCCGGCACCGCCGCGACTGCTGCAGCCGAGGAGAGCGGAGGCGCGCGGGCTTTCTGCACCAACGGCCGGCCCGGTAGTTTCGTCTCCCAGCGGTTAAACGGCTGCGGCGGAGGCCGGGGACTGGCGGGCTCGGCGGCGGAGGCCTGGGCGAAAGGGGCGTCCCGGAGAGCGGCAGAGGCGACGGCTGCGGAGCTCCATTTGCCGAAGCCCGCAGAAGGCCCCGCCGTTGTCTCAGCGGTACGGAGCAACGCCCCGCTCTGTCTGGGAGCGCAGGGATGGAGGGGCGCCCGCtcgccggaggaggaggaggacgccgCTGCCGCCGATGTGGCAAGACCCGGCAGAGACCGAACGGCGGCAAGAGGAGGTGAAGGGGCGGGGCGAGGAAGGAGGGGCGGGAACCGGGAGGACGGGCGCCGCCGACGCCGCCTCACGTAGAGTGGAAATGAGCGAGGCGCGCGAAACCGACCGTCCGCCCGCGCTGCGCCTGTGTTTGCGCGGCTCACGAATATCGCCGCACGCGAGCCGGGACAGCTGCCTCGTGAACGCCCCTCGCAGCAGCTTTTCTCACGATCCCAGGCGCGCCCCCGCCCCTGCTGCTGCCCCTCGCATCAGCCGCGCGCCGCACCTCTCC is a genomic window containing:
- the TMEM64 gene encoding transmembrane protein 64, with the protein product MWSSGAAVLQLLSRATKSAVAHGARQDLSRWLPRLGAAGEPSEAAAAAAAGLCFGEQNGLHPYAHPAPDPSAEGLLCQLPDAGPGAAEGRTWRWSCCLLGTCWCKSCLSVCFLAALCFASLALVRQYLRDLMLWAESLDSLAGVLLFTVGFIVVSFPCGWGYILLNVAAGYLYGFVLGMGLMVLGVLIGTFISHVVCKKLLARWVLARIQGSEKLSAVIRVVEGGSGLKVVALARLTPIPFGLQNAIFSITDLSLPNYLMASSIGLLPTQLLNSYLGTTLRTMEDVIAEQSVSGYFIFSLQILISIGLMFYVVHRAQVELNAAIVACEMEMKTSLVESSHSSNSSSAFCNKRTLAFSGGGINIV